A window of Roseburia hominis A2-183 genomic DNA:
TTTCTATTTCTATTGGTGTTATAGATGCAGCAACATTTTGTGAGGGAACCGAAGAATGCCGCAAAAAATTTGAATTTGCCTTGAAACAGGCAAAAAGCATGGGTAAAAATGGATTCTATATTTTTGACCAGGATGACTATGAGGTCTTTTTACGAAAAGGAAGAATCATAGCAACACTTCGTAATGCTATTGTGAACCATTATGATGGCTTTGAAGTATACTACCAGCCGATCGTGGACTGTCAGTCCGAACAGATCATTGGAGCAGAGGCACTGATGCGTTTTTCCATGATAACGGAAGAAGGGCGGGAGTTTGTTTCACCGATGGAGTTTATCCCATTATTGGAAGAGACCGGATTGATCATTCCCGCTGGAAGATATATTTTGAACGAAGCTGCAGCAATGTGCTGTGAAATGCAGAAATATATTCCTGACTTCCGGATGAATGTAAATGTATCCTATGTTCAGATCCTGCAAGGCAATGTGGAGCGGGATATTCTGGATGCAATTCAAAAATATTCATTACAGCCGGAATGCTTATGTGTTGAAATGACAGAAAGCGGATTTATGGATATGACACCTTCGTTCTGCAAATTTCGTAAAATTCTGGACAAGAACGGGATTCCCTTTGTGATCGATGATTTTGGAACAGGATATTCGAATCTTCATTGTATCCGTGATATGAATCCAAGTTACGTGAAAATGGATAGGGATTTTACTGCCAAGGCGATGAACAGTGACAGGGATTATGAATTATATAAAAATATCATCCCCATGGTACATAGTATTAACGTCAGGATATGCGCAGAAGGCATCGAGGAAAAAGAATGGCTTCTGAAAATGAAAGAAATGAAGGTTGATTATCTGCAGGGATATTATTTTGGAAGACCATGTGGAAAGAAACAGTTTCTGCAGCAATATGTCAGTGGCATCAACGTTAAATAAAGAGAGTAAGGCAGACTCAGCTATGCGGGGCTGCCTTATTTTATGGTCTTATCAGAAGGATGGATCCATAACGGCTTCTTTCAGTTTTTCCAGATCATTGGCATCAGGGTGAGACAATGCACAGTCAAAATTCTGGATCAATACATCAAGATTTGCCGGATGAGCAGGAGCTTCCTTCATTTTCAAGTAGCGTTCCCAGACAGACTGCGGCATTCTGCCCTGACACATATACTCTCCGACGATAACATTGCTTGCGTCAATGATAGAGCAGTTCGGAAGAAGGGATCACTGTGTCGGACACACCGAAATACTCACATTCATCCTGAGGTAATGCCCCGTGGATTGCATCAGCCAGCACCTTGGTATTACCTGTTAAGCTGCTATAAACGATGGAATATTTTTTATTCATCGTGGATGCAAACATCCGGCTGGTTAGAAATGCCACATTTTATGAACCGAATATCCAGCTGTATTTCCAGCTGAAATCCCACGATGTGTGCTTCCTATAATATTACTTATCACTGAAAGGCAGACGTGTACCTGGTGCGGATTTTCACCCCGCAATCTTTCCGTCCTCTATGAGGGACAGAAACACCGGCACCAGTTCGGGATCGAACTGCGTGCCGCTGTTCTTTTTTAGTTCACCTGCCGCGTAGTCGATCGAGCATTCCTGCTTGTAGGGGCGTCTGGCCGTCATCGCGTCAAAGCAGTCTGCAATGGTTAAGATACGTCCCATGAGGGGAATTTCCGTTCCTTTTAATCCGCGGGGATAACCGGTTCCGTCATAGCGCTCGTGGTGGGCGACAACTGCAGGGATCACGTAATCCATGTTCGGAAGGTAACGGATCATCTTGATGGAATTCTCCACATGCGTTTTCATGATTGCGTATTCCTCCGGCGTCAGCCCCTCGGTTTTCTTTAAAATGTGCTCGGGGATGCTGATCTTGCCGATGTCGTGAAGCATGCCTGCGACCCGTACCACCTCGATATCATTGTCGGTCATATGAAGCGCTTCCGCGAGCATGACCGCATATTTTGAGACATTCATGGAATGGATGAACGTAAAATTATCCTTGGCGTCGATGGCGGCGGTCAGCGCATAGATGGTCGGCGCCACCCGCTCGTAGGCGGTGCGGATATCCGGATTCTGGGAGCGGTTCTCAAGACCTTTGCGGTAAACGATGAGATGGCCTTTCCCATCAAGCTTTCCAAAATAGACAGCCTGCTCGACATTGTGGATCAACTCTCTGCCGTCGGCAGAAATATCCGGAAACACGGAGATGCCGCAGGTGATGGTAATTTCCCACACCATGTCGGGCATGCTGCCTTTTGTCAGAACTTCCACGAGAGACTGGGTAAACGCTTTGGCGGCTGCGGCATCACTGCCGCGTTTTAAGATGAGAAATTCGTCTACACCGAAACGGAATGCCATGTCGTCCGCATCCAGAGCAGAGAGAATGATCTTGGCACAGCGCTGGATTAAGTGATCGCCCTCTTTGGAGCCGTAAAGTTCGTTGTAAAGCTTGAAATCATCGATATCGAGCATGATTAAAGAGCACGGCGTACCGGAGAGGCAGAGCTCATCAATCATCTCAAACGCATGCTTGCGGTTGTAGAGCGCCGTCAGATCATCCGTGATGGAGGCCCGGTAGGCGTTCATGTAGAGATTCGCGTTGCGCAGTGCGTGGGTGGCATAAAAGCCGATCTTGCACAGTGCGGACACCTGATCTGCAGACAGTGGCATGTGATTGTGCAGCGCGATGAAGAGAAAGCCGATCAGTGCCCGGTTGTACTTCAGACAATAGACACCGATGATATTCTGCCGGATCAGCCAGCTGCGTGTATGGCTGGAAACGCCGTCAAGCGCGGTCGGCAGACCTGCGCCCGGCATAAACGGAATGTAGCTGTCGGCGTTTAACAGCTGCTCTAAAAGAATGCTCGAATCGAGAAAAGAATCTTTTTCCCAGGAGATATCGCCAAAACTGCGCGTGACGTGGTAGGAAGGACTGACATCGTCACGGATCGTGAGTAGCAGACCGTCCGGAGACAGCAGACGGACGGCTGTGTCTATAATAGAATCAAAGATTTCGTCCGGGTGAATCGTGCCGATGACGGATGACAGGAATTGATCGATGAGAACAGTTTGATCGCTCATAAGGCTCCTTTGTATATGGTAAATGAAAACATCTTGAGAATTCAGAATTATTATACTATAATGAAAAATGCATGGCAATAGTGGAAAACACATAGAAAAGCCATAGAAACAGGGATATTTTCATGCGGAGAGAAGAGTTTAAAATGGAGCGCACCGGACTGCTTGAGGTCGGCGATGTGCTTCCGATTACAGAGGGGAAGCTGCCCAATTCCTATTACTATACACTGGGCAAGGCGTACGCGATGTCGGCGAACTATGTGGTAAGCCAGCGCATCAAGTCGCGGGAAGGCACAGTGGTAGACGTCAAAGAGACCCCGAAGGGATATTTTGTTACGGTTGAATTTGATGAGTAAAAGCGCTAAAATAATAATAATTTAGCGGAAAGGAAGCACAAATGCGTTATTTACCGACGAGCAGACTGACGCCGGGAATGGCACTGGGGCAGGACATTTATGACGGGGCGGGAAGACTTCTTCTGGGAAGGCATATTCTGCTGACAGAAGAACAAATTTCAAATCTGGAATTCCTTGGGTTCCCGGGTGTCTACGTGGACGATGAGTTTTCCAGGGGGATTGAGATACAGCAGATTGTCAGCCCGGAAGTCCGGAGGCAGGCACTGAAAATTGTATATGATCTGTTTCACACGGATATGCGGAAGCAGGAACCGTCGGAAGCGGAGTTTAAGCTACGCAAAACGGTGGAGTCTGTGGTCGATGATGTGATATGCAATGGAGACATCATGTGCAATATCATGGACATCAAGAGTTATGATGATTATATCTATTACCATTCCATTCATGTGGGCATCCTTTCTGTGGTAGTCGGCGCACGGCTGGGGCTTCCGCATGATGAGCTGTGCCAGCTTGCAGCGGCGGCGCTGCTGCATGACATTGGGAAGCGGTTTATCGATCATGACATCGTGCGGGGAGGTAAGGCGCACCGCAGCGAAAAAGAGCAGGAGGTCTATCGGAGCCATCCGAAGATCGGTGCGGAATATCTGCGCGAGACATGCCGATTTTCCGCGGATGTGTATGAGGGAATCATGGAGCATCACGAGTGCTACAACGGCGAAGGGTATCCGCTTGGCAAAAAGGGCGGCGAGATTCACCTGTTTGCCCGCATTATCCGGATTGCAGACTGTTATGACGCAAAGGTTTCCGCGTTTCCGGCACAGAAATCACTGTCGCCGTCGGAGGCGTTAGAATATGTGATGGCGCTGGGCGACCGCTGGTTTGACCCGGATATTGTGGCTGTGTTCGCAAGGAAAGTGGCGGCGTATCCGATCGGCTGCGAAGTCGAACTGTCCAACGGGCAGCATGCGGTGGTGGCACGGAATTTTGAGAATTTCCCGCTGCGTCCGCTGGTGCGCGTTGTGGAGACGGGAGAGATGTTGAACATGCGTGACGATGAAAAAGCGAGGGCGGTAACTGTTGGGAGACTCATAGTGCGATAGAGCACCTGGGGCGAGAGGGAGTTATGACTGGACAGGGAAAGAGTGCGATTGATACACTTTTGGCAGAGAGCTTTAAGGAACTGGCGTTAAAGCAGCCGATAGAGAAGATTACAATCAAAGAGATTACAGATAAGGCGGGCGTGATCCGCCCGACATTTTACAATCATTTTCAGGACAAATATGATCTGCTGGAGTGGATTATCGACAAGGAACTGCTGGAACCGGTGGAACCGCTGATCCAGAACGGGATGATCAACGAGGCGCTGGTGCTTCTGTTCAGCGGGATCGAGCGTGAGAAGGAGTTCTACACGAAGGCAAGCCGGCTGGAAGGACAGAATTCATTCGGCAGCATTGCACAAAGCTGTGTGGAGCGCGTGCTGCTACAGGTCATCAAAGGACAGGCAGAGGGCAGAAAAAGCCGGTACGTGTGGCTGACACCAGAGCGTATCGCGGAGTATTATGCACAGTCCATGTGCTATGTGGTGATCACCTGGATCAAGTCCGGAATGACGATTTCATCCAAGGAACTTGCAGAAATCTATAATTACATGATCAAGCGGTCGATGACGGATATTCTGACAGAACTGTAATTGCGGACAGAATACAAATGAATATAAATGTATAGATAGTTATACATTTCGGGTCGAGTGTATAATAACCCGATACACGGAGAAAAGATTGAATATTTTCATATTCAGTCTTTTTTTTTATACAATGCTTTTATGGAAAGGAGAGAGGGACCATGATTAAATTTGGAAAAGCGGTCGTCAAGCTGCGAATACCGATTTTGATTCTCAGTATTTTCTTATTGATACCGTCGGCAATCGGATATTTTAACACGAGAGTGAATTATGATATCCTGACATATCTGCCGGAAGAGATTGAGACGATGAAGGGGCAGGATCTCCTGCTTGACGAGTTTGGAACGGGAGCATTCTCGTTTTGTGTAGTGGAGGGTATGGACGCGAAGGACATATCTGCAATGCGGGAGCAGATGGAGGAAGTTCCTCACGTAAAATCAGTGATCTGGTACGATTCACTGGCGGACATCAGCATTCCGATGGAGATGCTGCCGGATGAGATCTATGATTTCTTTAATAATGATGAGAAGGACAGCACCTTGCTCGCAGTGTTATACGATACATCGATGTCCGCGGACGAGACGAT
This region includes:
- a CDS encoding EAL domain-containing protein gives rise to the protein MINDIFKVFGEQTAEILFEIVTECMDDYLYIFDLQDNTFEISQSAVNRFNMSESVLTDAANEVMKVVYEDDRRMLAKHLADICEGREKVHNLHYRWLDKEGMPVWINCRGIVIIDQQGKAEYLVGCLNETGNKRRADNVTGLLGGPEFLAYLRAQKEPITKGFFMHVGIDDFGAINSSRGADYGNYILKSVAGCMKECLSDKQRIYHLVADQYVIVDLEASSAEDAVALKEKITDKLRNFIVAENYEAIFSISIGVIDAATFCEGTEECRKKFEFALKQAKSMGKNGFYIFDQDDYEVFLRKGRIIATLRNAIVNHYDGFEVYYQPIVDCQSEQIIGAEALMRFSMITEEGREFVSPMEFIPLLEETGLIIPAGRYILNEAAAMCCEMQKYIPDFRMNVNVSYVQILQGNVERDILDAIQKYSLQPECLCVEMTESGFMDMTPSFCKFRKILDKNGIPFVIDDFGTGYSNLHCIRDMNPSYVKMDRDFTAKAMNSDRDYELYKNIIPMVHSINVRICAEGIEEKEWLLKMKEMKVDYLQGYYFGRPCGKKQFLQQYVSGINVK
- a CDS encoding HD domain-containing protein, with the translated sequence MSDQTVLIDQFLSSVIGTIHPDEIFDSIIDTAVRLLSPDGLLLTIRDDVSPSYHVTRSFGDISWEKDSFLDSSILLEQLLNADSYIPFMPGAGLPTALDGVSSHTRSWLIRQNIIGVYCLKYNRALIGFLFIALHNHMPLSADQVSALCKIGFYATHALRNANLYMNAYRASITDDLTALYNRKHAFEMIDELCLSGTPCSLIMLDIDDFKLYNELYGSKEGDHLIQRCAKIILSALDADDMAFRFGVDEFLILKRGSDAAAAKAFTQSLVEVLTKGSMPDMVWEITITCGISVFPDISADGRELIHNVEQAVYFGKLDGKGHLIVYRKGLENRSQNPDIRTAYERVAPTIYALTAAIDAKDNFTFIHSMNVSKYAVMLAEALHMTDNDIEVVRVAGMLHDIGKISIPEHILKKTEGLTPEEYAIMKTHVENSIKMIRYLPNMDYVIPAVVAHHERYDGTGYPRGLKGTEIPLMGRILTIADCFDAMTARRPYKQECSIDYAAGELKKNSGTQFDPELVPVFLSLIEDGKIAG
- a CDS encoding HD-GYP domain-containing protein, whose translation is MRYLPTSRLTPGMALGQDIYDGAGRLLLGRHILLTEEQISNLEFLGFPGVYVDDEFSRGIEIQQIVSPEVRRQALKIVYDLFHTDMRKQEPSEAEFKLRKTVESVVDDVICNGDIMCNIMDIKSYDDYIYYHSIHVGILSVVVGARLGLPHDELCQLAAAALLHDIGKRFIDHDIVRGGKAHRSEKEQEVYRSHPKIGAEYLRETCRFSADVYEGIMEHHECYNGEGYPLGKKGGEIHLFARIIRIADCYDAKVSAFPAQKSLSPSEALEYVMALGDRWFDPDIVAVFARKVAAYPIGCEVELSNGQHAVVARNFENFPLRPLVRVVETGEMLNMRDDEKARAVTVGRLIVR
- a CDS encoding TetR/AcrR family transcriptional regulator C-terminal domain-containing protein, with amino-acid sequence MTGQGKSAIDTLLAESFKELALKQPIEKITIKEITDKAGVIRPTFYNHFQDKYDLLEWIIDKELLEPVEPLIQNGMINEALVLLFSGIEREKEFYTKASRLEGQNSFGSIAQSCVERVLLQVIKGQAEGRKSRYVWLTPERIAEYYAQSMCYVVITWIKSGMTISSKELAEIYNYMIKRSMTDILTEL